In a single window of the Bacillus clarus genome:
- the glpK gene encoding glycerol kinase GlpK, with translation MKKYILSLDQGTTSSRAILFNKEGKIVHSAQKEFTQHFPKPGWVEHNAQEIWGSILAVIATCLSEADVKPEQIAGIGITNQRETAVVWDKTTGKPVYNAIVWQSRQTAEICDELKEKGYSDMVREKTGLLIDAYFSGTKVKWILDNVEGAREKAERGDLLFGTIDTWLVWKLSGGQAHVTDYSNASRTLMFNIHDLQWDDELLDMLTVPKSMLPEVRPSSEVYGHTIDYHFFGQNVPIAGVAGDQQAALFGQACFGEGMAKNTYGTGCFMLMNTGEKAVASEHGLLTTIAWGLNGKVEYALEGSIFVAGSAIQWLRDGMRMFKDASESEEYASRVESTDGVYVVPAFVGLGTPYWDSEVRGAVFGVTRGTTKEHFIRATLESLAYQTKDVLCAMEADSGIELKTLRVDGGAVKNNFLMQFQSDMLDVPVERPVINETTALGAAYLAGLAVGYWKNQDEIKSQWHMDKSFTPAMEAETSEELYAGWKKAIEATKAFK, from the coding sequence ATGAAAAAATATATTCTTTCATTAGACCAAGGAACAACTAGCTCACGCGCAATTCTTTTCAATAAAGAAGGTAAGATTGTTCATTCAGCTCAAAAAGAATTTACACAACATTTTCCAAAGCCAGGTTGGGTAGAGCATAATGCACAAGAAATTTGGGGATCTATTTTAGCGGTTATTGCAACTTGCTTAAGCGAAGCGGATGTAAAACCAGAACAAATCGCTGGTATCGGTATTACAAACCAACGTGAAACAGCAGTTGTATGGGATAAAACAACTGGTAAGCCGGTTTACAATGCAATCGTATGGCAATCTCGCCAAACAGCTGAAATTTGTGATGAATTAAAAGAAAAAGGTTATAGCGATATGGTTCGCGAAAAAACAGGTCTTTTAATTGACGCATACTTCTCTGGTACGAAAGTAAAATGGATTTTAGATAACGTTGAAGGTGCGAGAGAAAAAGCAGAGCGCGGCGATCTATTATTCGGAACAATTGATACATGGCTTGTATGGAAATTGTCTGGTGGTCAAGCGCACGTAACAGACTACTCAAATGCATCACGTACATTAATGTTTAACATTCACGATTTACAGTGGGATGATGAGCTTCTAGACATGTTAACAGTACCAAAGAGCATGCTTCCAGAAGTACGTCCATCATCTGAAGTATATGGTCATACAATTGATTATCATTTCTTCGGTCAAAATGTACCGATCGCTGGTGTAGCTGGTGACCAACAAGCAGCATTATTTGGACAAGCTTGCTTCGGTGAAGGTATGGCGAAAAACACATACGGAACTGGTTGCTTCATGTTAATGAACACGGGTGAAAAAGCAGTTGCTTCTGAGCATGGCCTATTAACAACAATTGCATGGGGTTTAAATGGTAAAGTAGAATATGCGTTAGAAGGAAGTATTTTCGTAGCGGGTTCTGCAATTCAATGGTTACGCGATGGAATGCGCATGTTTAAAGATGCAAGTGAGAGCGAAGAGTACGCATCGCGCGTTGAATCAACTGACGGCGTATACGTTGTACCGGCATTCGTAGGATTAGGTACACCGTACTGGGATAGTGAAGTACGCGGTGCAGTATTTGGCGTAACACGTGGTACTACGAAAGAGCACTTCATTCGTGCAACGCTAGAATCGTTAGCGTACCAAACGAAAGATGTATTATGCGCGATGGAAGCTGATTCAGGTATTGAACTGAAAACATTACGCGTTGATGGCGGTGCAGTTAAGAATAACTTCTTAATGCAGTTCCAAAGCGATATGTTAGATGTTCCTGTAGAGCGTCCAGTGATCAATGAAACGACAGCTTTAGGTGCAGCTTATTTAGCAGGTCTTGCGGTTGGATATTGGAAAAACCAAGATGAAATTAAATCACAGTGGCATATGGATAAGAGCTTTACACCAGCAATGGAAGCGGAAACAAGCGAAGAGCTATATGCTGGCTGGAAAAAAGCAATTGAAGCAACAAAAGCTTTCAAATAA
- the glpP gene encoding glycerol uptake operon antiterminator GlpP, whose product MEFHEQKILPAVRQIKDLEKLLHSSYEYIVILDIHIGQLKSVVSLAKQYGKKVFLHVDLIHGLQSDGHATEFLCQEYKPYGLLSTKASVIMKAKQKGVVAIQRIFLIDSSAMEKSCNLLEKTKPNYIEVLPGALTDVIAEVKERTGVPILAGGFIRTVDDVERALGAGATAITTSKKELWKHYQKK is encoded by the coding sequence ATGGAATTTCATGAGCAGAAGATTTTACCGGCAGTAAGGCAAATTAAAGATTTGGAAAAGCTATTACATAGTTCGTATGAGTATATCGTTATTTTAGATATTCATATCGGGCAATTGAAGAGTGTTGTATCACTCGCGAAACAGTATGGTAAAAAGGTATTTTTACATGTAGATCTTATTCATGGTTTGCAAAGTGATGGACATGCGACTGAGTTTTTATGTCAGGAATATAAGCCGTACGGGTTGTTGTCAACGAAGGCGAGTGTCATTATGAAGGCGAAACAAAAAGGTGTTGTTGCAATTCAGCGCATCTTTTTAATTGATTCTAGTGCGATGGAGAAGAGTTGCAACCTTTTAGAAAAGACAAAACCGAATTATATAGAGGTGCTTCCTGGAGCTTTAACAGATGTAATCGCTGAAGTGAAAGAGCGGACGGGCGTACCGATTTTAGCAGGTGGTTTTATTCGTACTGTAGATGATGTGGAAAGGGCTTTAGGGGCTGGTGCGACAGCAATTACGACATCGAAAAAAGAATTGTGGAAACATTACCAAAAAAAGTGA
- the glpF gene encoding glycerol uptake facilitator protein GlpF — translation MSAFLGELIGTALLIVLGGGVCAGVSLKKSFAKDSGWIVITMGWGLAVAVAAYAVGSISGAHLNPALTIGLAFKGAFPWSDVPGYIVAQMIGAIIGAVIVYLHYLPHWKETEDPGTKLGVFATGPAIPNTFANLLSEMIGTFVLVFGILAIGANKFADGLNPFIVGFLIVSIGLSLGGTTGYAINPARDLGPRIAHFFLPIAGKGGSNWKYAWIPVVGPILGGSLAGLFHQVVFEGKQNAALIYVIIATVIVLAISYMTSKKSGSDTNSRKVA, via the coding sequence ATGTCAGCATTTTTAGGGGAGTTAATAGGGACAGCGTTGTTAATCGTTCTTGGTGGCGGCGTTTGTGCTGGTGTAAGTTTAAAAAAGTCGTTTGCAAAAGATTCTGGATGGATTGTCATTACAATGGGCTGGGGCTTAGCGGTTGCTGTCGCAGCATATGCAGTTGGATCAATTAGTGGGGCACACTTGAATCCGGCTTTAACCATTGGGCTAGCTTTTAAGGGAGCGTTCCCATGGAGTGATGTACCAGGTTATATCGTAGCGCAAATGATTGGGGCAATCATCGGTGCAGTTATCGTATATTTACATTACTTACCGCATTGGAAAGAGACAGAAGACCCAGGAACAAAATTAGGTGTATTTGCAACAGGTCCAGCAATTCCGAATACATTTGCAAACCTTTTAAGTGAAATGATTGGAACATTCGTTTTAGTATTTGGTATATTAGCAATTGGTGCAAATAAATTTGCAGATGGATTAAATCCATTTATCGTAGGTTTCTTAATTGTAAGTATTGGTTTATCATTAGGTGGAACAACAGGATATGCAATCAACCCAGCTCGTGATTTAGGTCCGCGTATTGCGCATTTCTTCTTGCCGATTGCAGGAAAAGGCGGTTCGAATTGGAAATATGCATGGATTCCAGTTGTTGGTCCGATCTTAGGTGGATCACTTGCAGGATTATTCCATCAAGTTGTATTTGAAGGAAAACAAAATGCAGCACTTATTTATGTGATTATTGCAACTGTGATTGTACTAGCAATCTCTTATATGACAAGTAAAAAAAGCGGAAGCGATACAAATAGTAGAAAAGTAGCATAA
- a CDS encoding alpha/beta fold hydrolase produces the protein MKRFKFYIISFVALVLLVICNFVDKPIAKVEEAKDAVMMKLQTKEKMAQIDGQTIYFKQIGEGKPPLLMLHGFGGSSDGFSDIYPELAKDHTIIAVDILGFGRSSKPTDFQYSFPTQVNLYYKLMKKLGYDQFAVLGHSMGGEMSLNLTHLYPEAVTHLILADSTGIESFQQKEGFQAPELSTDLQTVTAITDYDKNEVKNSRDDKKHYDELTKMRERRIVMDANAIKVPTLIIWGRNDKSVSWKNGELYHQLFKNSTFHIIEKGYHAPFRQEPAEFIEYVQAFFEKNPQA, from the coding sequence TTGAAACGGTTTAAGTTTTATATCATTAGTTTTGTCGCTCTTGTTTTGTTAGTAATTTGTAATTTCGTTGATAAGCCGATCGCCAAAGTAGAAGAGGCGAAAGATGCTGTCATGATGAAGTTACAGACGAAAGAGAAGATGGCGCAGATTGATGGGCAGACGATATATTTTAAGCAAATTGGTGAGGGGAAGCCGCCATTACTTATGCTTCATGGGTTTGGAGGTTCTTCGGATGGGTTTAGTGATATCTATCCAGAACTAGCGAAAGATCATACGATTATTGCGGTTGATATTTTAGGGTTTGGTCGTTCTTCTAAACCGACTGATTTTCAATATTCGTTTCCTACGCAAGTAAATTTATATTATAAGTTAATGAAAAAACTTGGATACGATCAGTTTGCGGTACTTGGTCATTCAATGGGGGGAGAGATGTCCCTCAATTTGACACACTTATATCCAGAGGCGGTTACACATCTCATTTTAGCTGATTCAACAGGGATAGAGTCTTTCCAGCAAAAAGAGGGCTTCCAGGCGCCAGAGTTATCAACGGATTTACAGACTGTAACGGCGATTACTGATTATGATAAAAACGAAGTGAAAAATAGTAGAGATGATAAAAAGCATTATGATGAGCTTACGAAAATGAGAGAGCGCCGCATTGTGATGGATGCAAATGCAATAAAGGTGCCGACTTTAATTATATGGGGCCGAAACGATAAGAGTGTTTCATGGAAAAATGGTGAGCTGTATCATCAGTTATTTAAAAATAGTACATTTCATATTATTGAAAAGGGATATCATGCTCCGTTTCGCCAAGAGCCAGCAGAGTTTATAGAATATGTACAAGCATTTTTTGAAAAGAATCCACAGGCGTAA
- the prsA gene encoding peptidylprolyl isomerase PrsA produces MKKAMLALAATSVIALSACGTSSDKIVTSKAGDITKEEFYTQMKQTAGKQVLNGMVMEKVLVKNYKVDEKEVDKKFDEMKKQYGDQFDKLLKQQGIKEETLKNSVRAQLAQEKAVEKTITEKELKDNYKPEIKASHILVKDEATAKKVKEELGQGKSFEELAKQYSEDTGSKEKGGDLGFFGPGKMVKEFEEAAYKMKKDEVSEPVKSQFGYHIIKVTDIKEPEKSFDQSKDAIKKDLVQKKMQDGQFMNDLMMKEIKKADVKVDDKDLKDTFEAPKEEKKK; encoded by the coding sequence ATGAAGAAAGCTATGCTTGCCTTAGCCGCAACAAGTGTAATCGCCTTATCAGCATGTGGAACGTCATCTGACAAAATCGTAACTTCTAAAGCTGGTGACATCACAAAAGAAGAGTTTTACACACAAATGAAGCAAACAGCTGGTAAACAAGTTTTAAATGGTATGGTTATGGAAAAAGTACTTGTTAAAAACTACAAAGTTGATGAAAAAGAAGTAGACAAGAAATTCGATGAAATGAAAAAACAATACGGCGATCAATTCGACAAATTATTAAAACAACAAGGCATTAAAGAAGAAACTTTAAAAAATAGTGTTCGTGCTCAATTAGCTCAAGAAAAAGCTGTTGAAAAAACAATCACTGAAAAAGAATTAAAAGACAATTACAAACCTGAAATTAAAGCAAGCCACATTCTTGTAAAAGATGAAGCTACTGCGAAAAAGGTAAAAGAAGAACTTGGACAAGGTAAATCTTTCGAAGAGTTAGCGAAACAATACTCTGAAGATACTGGTTCAAAAGAAAAAGGCGGAGACTTAGGGTTCTTCGGACCAGGTAAAATGGTGAAAGAATTCGAAGAAGCTGCTTATAAAATGAAAAAAGATGAAGTAAGCGAACCTGTAAAATCACAATTCGGTTACCACATCATTAAAGTAACAGATATTAAAGAACCAGAAAAATCATTCGATCAATCAAAAGATGCTATTAAAAAAGATCTAGTTCAAAAGAAAATGCAAGATGGTCAATTTATGAACGATCTTATGATGAAAGAAATTAAAAAAGCTGACGTAAAAGTCGATGATAAAGACTTAAAAGATACTTTTGAGGCTCCAAAAGAAGAAAAAAAGAAATAA
- a CDS encoding sporulation YhaL family protein, producing METLPWWIYLIIVGIVVSGYMVLYTSKKEQEMDNEFIEKEGEVYMKRLEEERERRNQDNDKDSVLL from the coding sequence GTGGAAACTTTACCATGGTGGATTTATCTTATTATCGTTGGGATTGTTGTAAGTGGCTACATGGTTTTATATACTTCTAAAAAAGAGCAAGAGATGGATAACGAGTTTATTGAAAAAGAAGGCGAAGTATATATGAAGCGTTTAGAAGAAGAACGGGAGCGCCGTAATCAAGATAATGATAAAGACTCCGTTTTACTATAA
- the glpD gene encoding aerobic glycerol-3-phosphate dehydrogenase encodes MKFSSKQRKDVLNGVNKQELDVIVIGGGITGSGIALDGATRGLSTIVFEMQDFAAGTSSRSTKLVHGGLRYLKQLEVKMVAEVGKERAIVYENGPHVTTPEWMLLPFHTGGTFGSFSTSIGLRVYDFLAGVKRSERRKMFSREETMKKEPLVKQEGLKGGGYYVEYRTDDARLTIEVMKEAIEHGAKAVNYAKVDGFLYKDGKVCGVRVIDLLDGEVYEVYGKKIVNAAGPWVDTLREKDNSKKGKVLQLSKGVHLVIDQKRFPLGQAIYFDTPDKRMVFAIPRGGKTYVGTTDTFYDKDAAVPQMTTEDRTYIINAINYMFPSVKITEKDIESSWAGVRPLIYEEGKNASEISRKDEIWTSESGLITIAGGKLTGYRKMAEMVVDYVTNLLQKEGHSAYPKSETKHMPISGGHVSGSHGFPAFIAKKAGEGTKYGLTTAQAEEFAKFYGSNVDVLFDLAKKHKDEAKEYNMPLDVLIPLVYAMDYEMTAKPVDFFVRRRGAVFFNIHWVYEWKEAVINYMAAKLGWSKEEQMKYTAELEKALRDAVIPVDQQEQAAALA; translated from the coding sequence ATGAAATTTTCAAGTAAACAACGTAAAGACGTATTAAATGGAGTAAATAAACAAGAGTTAGATGTGATCGTAATTGGTGGAGGTATTACTGGTTCTGGTATTGCATTAGATGGAGCAACACGCGGGTTATCAACAATTGTGTTTGAAATGCAGGACTTTGCAGCAGGTACATCAAGTCGTTCAACGAAACTTGTGCACGGTGGTTTACGTTATTTAAAACAACTTGAAGTGAAAATGGTAGCAGAGGTGGGGAAAGAGCGTGCGATCGTATATGAGAACGGTCCCCATGTAACAACACCAGAGTGGATGTTACTACCGTTCCATACAGGCGGCACGTTCGGGTCATTCAGTACATCAATTGGTCTTCGTGTATATGACTTCTTAGCTGGTGTAAAACGAAGCGAGCGCAGAAAGATGTTCAGTCGTGAAGAAACGATGAAAAAAGAACCGCTTGTGAAGCAAGAAGGATTAAAGGGCGGCGGTTACTACGTAGAATATCGTACAGACGATGCGCGCTTAACAATTGAAGTAATGAAAGAAGCAATTGAACACGGTGCAAAAGCTGTTAACTATGCAAAAGTAGACGGTTTCTTATATAAAGATGGAAAAGTATGCGGCGTACGTGTAATCGATTTACTAGACGGAGAAGTATATGAAGTTTACGGTAAGAAAATTGTAAACGCGGCTGGTCCTTGGGTAGATACACTTCGTGAAAAAGATAATTCTAAAAAAGGTAAAGTGCTGCAATTATCAAAAGGTGTGCATTTAGTTATCGATCAAAAACGTTTCCCACTTGGGCAAGCGATTTACTTTGATACACCAGATAAACGTATGGTCTTTGCAATCCCGCGCGGAGGAAAAACTTATGTAGGTACGACAGATACGTTCTATGATAAAGACGCAGCTGTACCACAAATGACAACAGAAGATCGCACATACATTATTAATGCGATTAACTACATGTTCCCAAGCGTAAAAATTACAGAAAAAGATATCGAATCAAGCTGGGCTGGTGTACGTCCGTTAATTTATGAAGAAGGTAAAAATGCATCTGAAATTTCTCGTAAAGATGAAATTTGGACTTCTGAATCTGGTTTAATTACAATTGCAGGCGGAAAATTAACAGGATACCGCAAAATGGCTGAAATGGTAGTAGACTACGTAACGAATCTATTACAAAAAGAAGGACATAGTGCATATCCGAAGAGTGAAACGAAACATATGCCAATCTCTGGCGGTCATGTAAGTGGTTCGCACGGATTCCCAGCATTTATTGCGAAGAAAGCAGGAGAAGGTACGAAATACGGTTTAACAACAGCTCAAGCTGAAGAATTTGCGAAATTCTACGGCTCTAACGTTGATGTTCTGTTCGACTTAGCGAAAAAGCATAAAGACGAAGCGAAAGAATACAACATGCCGCTTGACGTTTTAATCCCGCTCGTATACGCGATGGACTACGAAATGACAGCGAAACCAGTTGACTTCTTCGTACGCCGCAGAGGCGCTGTATTCTTCAACATTCACTGGGTATATGAGTGGAAAGAAGCAGTGATCAATTATATGGCTGCGAAACTAGGTTGGAGCAAAGAAGAACAAATGAAATACACAGCTGAATTAGAAAAAGCGTTAAGAGACGCTGTAATTCCTGTAGATCAACAAGAACAAGCAGCTGCGTTAGCATAA
- the yhaM gene encoding 3'-5' exoribonuclease YhaM has translation MKKKIAEYEVGEQVDIFLLIKTATKGIASNGKPFLTVILQDQTGDIEAKLWDVSPEVEKQYVAETIVKVAGDVQNYKGRIQLRVKQIRVANENEVTDIADFVEKAPVKKEDMVEKITQYIFEMRNSNIQRLTRHLLNKHQNEFLEYPAATKNHHEFVSGLAYHVVSMLDLAKAISTLYPSLDKDLLYAGVILHDLGKVIELSGPISTTYTLEGNLLGHISIMVNEIGKAADELKIDGEEVLILQHIVLSHHGKAEWGSPKPPLVKEAEILHYIDNLDAKMNMMDRALGRTKPGEYTERVFALDNRSFYKPSFHN, from the coding sequence ATGAAAAAGAAAATTGCAGAGTATGAAGTTGGTGAACAAGTCGATATCTTCTTGTTAATTAAAACAGCGACAAAAGGTATCGCGAGCAATGGGAAGCCATTTTTAACAGTGATCTTACAAGACCAAACTGGAGATATTGAAGCGAAGTTATGGGATGTATCACCAGAAGTTGAGAAACAATATGTAGCAGAAACAATCGTGAAAGTAGCTGGAGATGTTCAAAATTATAAAGGACGTATTCAACTACGTGTGAAACAAATTCGTGTTGCCAATGAAAATGAAGTAACAGATATCGCGGACTTTGTAGAAAAAGCTCCAGTGAAAAAAGAAGATATGGTTGAAAAAATTACGCAGTACATATTTGAAATGAGAAATTCGAACATTCAGCGTCTCACAAGACATTTATTAAATAAGCATCAAAATGAATTTTTAGAATATCCAGCAGCGACGAAAAATCATCATGAGTTCGTATCAGGACTTGCATACCACGTCGTATCAATGCTAGATTTGGCAAAAGCAATTTCTACACTATACCCATCTTTAGATAAAGATTTACTTTATGCGGGCGTTATTTTACATGACCTTGGTAAAGTAATTGAACTGTCTGGCCCAATTTCTACGACGTATACGTTAGAAGGAAATTTACTTGGCCACATTTCAATTATGGTGAACGAAATTGGTAAAGCAGCAGACGAACTGAAAATTGATGGAGAAGAAGTATTGATCCTTCAGCACATCGTTCTTTCTCATCACGGAAAAGCAGAATGGGGTAGCCCAAAACCACCATTAGTAAAAGAAGCAGAAATCTTGCACTACATTGATAACTTAGATGCGAAGATGAACATGATGGATCGCGCACTAGGACGCACAAAACCAGGTGAATACACAGAGCGTGTCTTTGCTCTTGATAACCGTTCGTTCTATAAACCTTCTTTTCATAATTAA
- the helD gene encoding RNA polymerase recycling motor HelD has product MNNELQKEQKRLDSVIETITKQIDKLENETSSRRAEVINIRKHFWDDVKVNTDTFDDYLETVINLRQQAQSLAVTQITHKHTFNRLAALRRMHKAPYFGRIDFTEEGEPAAEKIYIGVATLTDASGENFLIYDWRAPISSVYYDYPPGPAKYTTPGGVINGTVEKKLQYIIQDGVIDSMFDTSLTIGDEILQQALGKGTNKHMQSIVATIQREQNEIIRHDEGRLLIVQGAAGSGKTSAALQRIAYLLYKYREWLKADQIILFSPNSMFNSYVSNVLPELGEENMQQVTFQEYLNHRLSKSFDVEDPYEQLEYMLTETNSASYKTRNASIRFKASTQFFEAIQMYRQSLETSGMLFKGMKFRGKPIVSAKQIAEQFYNTNSSLRFHNRIEKLTEWLNKQIDEIEKTELKKPWVEEEIELLSKDEYQKAYKYLQKKGEFDDNSFNDYEKETKVLGLMIVRKKLKSLRKGVQTLRFINFTGIYKQLFTDASWVTGEKPKEWDDICSLTVNMLEEGKLYYEDATPFLLLKELIEGFQTNRSIKHVLVDEAQDYSPFQFEFLKRLFPAAKMTVLGDFNQAIFAHASETVDFHTLTNLYGPDETNGINLTRSYRSTKPIIEFTRDLVPEGKKINAFERDGEKPTLTRVSNYSELHDRITSKVAELQKQQHNTIAIICKSAAESAAAYEALSHIENIKLVKSNSAEYEQGIVVIPAYLAKGIEFDAVIIYNASEEVYNDESLRRLFYTACTRAMHDLQLYSVGDVSPFVTGADAESFELTTP; this is encoded by the coding sequence ATGAATAACGAACTTCAAAAAGAGCAAAAACGATTAGATAGCGTAATTGAGACAATCACGAAGCAGATCGACAAGCTAGAAAATGAAACTAGCAGTCGCCGGGCAGAAGTAATTAATATTCGTAAACACTTTTGGGATGACGTTAAAGTAAACACCGATACTTTTGACGATTATCTTGAAACAGTTATCAACTTAAGACAACAAGCTCAGTCCCTTGCCGTAACACAAATTACACATAAGCACACTTTCAATCGACTCGCTGCACTAAGACGTATGCATAAAGCACCTTACTTCGGACGCATTGATTTTACAGAAGAAGGCGAACCTGCCGCAGAAAAAATTTATATCGGAGTTGCAACACTTACTGATGCAAGCGGAGAAAACTTTCTTATATATGATTGGCGCGCACCTATTTCGAGTGTCTATTATGACTATCCACCAGGTCCAGCCAAATACACTACTCCAGGTGGTGTCATTAACGGAACTGTGGAGAAAAAATTACAATATATTATTCAAGACGGTGTAATTGATTCTATGTTCGATACGAGCCTTACAATTGGAGACGAAATCCTGCAACAAGCACTCGGAAAAGGTACGAACAAACATATGCAAAGCATCGTTGCTACTATTCAGCGCGAGCAAAATGAAATTATCCGTCACGATGAAGGCCGACTACTTATCGTTCAAGGAGCTGCTGGTAGTGGTAAAACATCAGCTGCCCTGCAGCGAATCGCCTACTTACTATATAAATATCGTGAATGGTTAAAAGCTGATCAAATTATTCTCTTCTCCCCTAACTCCATGTTCAACAGCTACGTTTCTAACGTATTGCCGGAACTCGGGGAAGAAAATATGCAGCAAGTTACATTCCAAGAATATTTAAACCATCGACTAAGTAAATCATTTGACGTGGAAGACCCTTATGAGCAATTAGAATATATGCTAACTGAAACGAATAGTGCTTCCTATAAAACTAGAAATGCGAGCATTCGATTTAAAGCATCAACTCAATTTTTCGAGGCAATTCAAATGTACAGACAATCTCTCGAAACGTCCGGTATGTTGTTTAAAGGAATGAAATTTAGAGGAAAGCCAATTGTCTCCGCTAAACAAATTGCAGAACAATTTTATAATACTAATTCCTCCCTCCGCTTCCATAATAGAATTGAAAAGTTAACGGAGTGGCTAAATAAACAAATAGATGAAATCGAAAAAACAGAACTGAAAAAACCTTGGGTAGAAGAAGAAATTGAATTACTTAGTAAAGATGAATATCAAAAAGCTTATAAATACTTACAGAAAAAAGGAGAGTTTGACGACAACTCCTTTAATGATTATGAGAAAGAAACGAAAGTGCTCGGACTTATGATTGTCCGCAAAAAATTAAAATCATTACGCAAAGGCGTTCAAACACTACGTTTTATCAATTTCACAGGCATATATAAACAACTCTTTACCGATGCATCATGGGTTACTGGAGAAAAACCTAAAGAATGGGACGACATTTGCTCACTAACAGTGAACATGCTAGAAGAAGGAAAGCTATATTACGAGGATGCGACTCCATTTTTACTTTTAAAAGAATTAATTGAAGGCTTCCAAACAAACAGATCCATTAAACACGTACTCGTCGACGAAGCGCAAGATTATTCTCCGTTTCAGTTCGAGTTTTTAAAACGTCTCTTCCCTGCCGCAAAGATGACTGTACTTGGGGACTTTAACCAAGCGATATTTGCTCATGCGAGTGAAACAGTTGATTTCCATACACTTACGAATTTATATGGGCCAGATGAAACAAACGGCATTAACTTAACTCGTAGCTATCGATCAACAAAACCAATTATTGAATTTACACGAGATCTCGTTCCAGAAGGAAAGAAAATTAACGCATTTGAACGTGACGGTGAGAAACCTACATTGACCAGAGTTTCTAATTACAGTGAACTACACGACCGTATTACTTCCAAAGTCGCTGAATTACAAAAACAACAGCACAATACGATCGCAATTATATGTAAATCCGCAGCTGAAAGCGCAGCTGCCTACGAGGCACTCAGTCATATCGAGAATATTAAACTTGTGAAAAGTAACTCAGCCGAATATGAGCAAGGTATTGTCGTTATCCCTGCTTACTTAGCCAAAGGGATCGAATTTGATGCGGTTATTATTTACAACGCTTCCGAAGAAGTATACAACGATGAGAGCCTTCGCAGGTTGTTCTACACTGCTTGTACACGGGCGATGCATGACTTGCAGCTTTATAGCGTTGGGGATGTGAGTCCTTTTGTGACGGGGGCTGATGCGGAGAGTTTTGAGCTTACTACACCTTGA
- a CDS encoding DUF1878 family protein codes for MDVVKRLEQAEYYVDLLFKMIDEDKCPFYSLIIKNKAHKKDVERILNLCERLNEQYIAEKAEGLLLFDTLLNQFEKALPHQLEVNETAEALIKQGLFQPLMKEFLLMIAKR; via the coding sequence ATGGACGTTGTAAAAAGACTAGAACAAGCTGAATATTATGTAGACCTATTATTTAAAATGATTGATGAAGATAAGTGTCCATTTTATTCTTTAATCATAAAGAATAAAGCTCATAAAAAAGATGTTGAACGTATACTGAATCTTTGTGAAAGACTGAACGAACAATACATAGCAGAGAAAGCAGAAGGTTTACTTTTGTTCGATACACTTTTGAATCAATTTGAAAAAGCGCTTCCACATCAGCTCGAAGTAAACGAAACTGCGGAAGCGCTAATAAAGCAAGGCTTATTTCAGCCACTTATGAAAGAATTTTTACTCATGATTGCGAAAAGATAA
- a CDS encoding HTH-type transcriptional regulator Hpr: protein MKSGEKDYSVKEAMIFSQRIAQLSKALWKCVEKDWQQWIKPYDLNINEHHILSIAYHLKGASISEIAKFGVMHVSTAFNFSKKLEERGYLVFSKKEDDKRNTYIEITEKGEELLLQLMEEYDPENNSVFNGALALRNFYGKFPENIELIAILRNIYGQDFIDIFEKSLENIEENFTESDQKLVKK from the coding sequence ATGAAAAGTGGAGAAAAAGATTACTCGGTAAAAGAAGCGATGATTTTTAGCCAACGCATTGCTCAATTATCGAAAGCGTTATGGAAATGTGTAGAGAAAGATTGGCAGCAATGGATTAAGCCTTATGATTTAAACATTAACGAGCATCATATTTTATCAATCGCTTATCATTTAAAAGGGGCTTCTATTTCTGAGATTGCAAAGTTTGGGGTTATGCACGTATCGACGGCGTTTAACTTTTCTAAAAAGCTAGAGGAACGCGGCTATCTTGTATTCTCGAAAAAAGAAGATGATAAACGAAATACGTACATTGAAATTACAGAAAAAGGGGAAGAGTTACTGCTTCAATTAATGGAGGAGTATGACCCTGAAAATAATTCTGTTTTTAATGGAGCCCTTGCCCTTCGTAATTTTTACGGTAAGTTCCCAGAAAACATCGAACTAATTGCGATCCTGCGTAACATTTATGGACAAGACTTCATCGATATTTTTGAGAAATCATTAGAAAATATTGAGGAAAACTTTACTGAGTCCGATCAAAAATTAGTGAAGAAATAA